The Acidobacteriota bacterium nucleotide sequence TCGTGTAGCCCCCTGAGGAAAGGGTGATCTGGTAGGTGAAACCATCGGCCTCGGGTACCGGGTCCAGGAATCGTTGGTCCAGAAAATTCGCCCGGGCCAGGTCCCGAAGCGTTCCGTAAGCGCCGTTTCCTGCTTCCGCTGTTTCCCGGTAGGCCTTCTCGGCCGACGCCAGGTTCCGCAGCATGGCGATGCCCGACCCGCGATTCAGTGACCGGCTCTTTACCACCCGGTCCGCAGGGATCTTCACCGTCCACCGGTACCAGGCCGCCCCGCCGGCCGCGGCCAGGCCGGCCGCCGCGAGGAAGGCGACGAGGTAGGCCCGCTGCCGCCGGCCGTTCAGCCAGTCGTCCCAGCCCAGGATCGTCAGCGCCAGGGCCGTCAGGAGGAAGCCCGTCAACGGGTAGCCCACGGCGAGGCGGAGGGCCTCCGGCTCAGTGTAGATCGTCCTTCGGTAACCTGAAGGGGCGTCACTCACGTCCACCGAAAGGTCCCGGCTCAACTGGGCGAAGTTCAGGGAACCCTGCATCCGGGTGACGCAACAGCCGTCCCAGCCCCGTAAAACCAGGATCGGGTTCCCGATGCGCTCGGAGAAGGACAGCCCCCGGAGGACCCTCTCCGTGGCGTTCTCCAGGGCGAAACGACTGACGTAGAGCGTTTCCAGCCCCTGCGCCGAGGCTTCCCCGTCGGCCACCACCAGGAGGTCGAGGTCCAGCCCCGTGCTGGCCAGCGCCGTGAGCCGCAGGGGGTAGACCGGCTTCCGCGAGGGGAAGCGGATCTCCAGGGGGTGGGGCTGAAGGTCCCCCCCCGCGCCGGGGGTCTCCCGCTGGAGCCTGGAGGCGACAAACAGCCACCCGTCGCGGATGACGGCCTCCGTCACCCGCTCCCCGTCGGGCGTCAGGGGGGAATAGCCGTTGCGGGAGAGCCACGCCTGGAGTTGGGACGCATTCCTCGGTCGGAGAATGGCCGTGTCATAGACCCCGACTTTCAGGCGTTTGAGCTCCGGTTCGGCCAGGGCTCCCCCACCCGACGCACCCGAGTGGGAGCTTTCCAGGGGAGCGGGAAGGAACACGATCATGACCAGGAGAGAAAACGGTAGAGCGTAAAGGAGGACCCTCAGCATCTGCAAGCGGGAGATGCGTTCGCGATACAGGAAAAACAGGATCGGGGCCATCAGGGCGGCGAAGACGATTTCCCCCTTGATAAAAAACCAGCCCCCTCTGCCGTCGCCGTGTCGGACGGCCGGCTGGAAGCGGTGGAAGAGAAGGTCGAAGAGTTTCCCGTCGACCGGCAGGATGGCCGAGGGCTCGGCGGGGACGGGGACCAGCCAACCGAACCGGTCGCCCTTCCCCCGGAAAGGGGACTCCAACAGGAGCGTCTCCGCCCCGTCCCGGTGGACGACCACCGCACGCTGGGTGCTCATGCTGGGACGCTCCGCCAGTCGCCACTCCCCCACCACGTAACCGTCCGCCGCGACCGGGGCCAGAAGGCACCAGAACAGGCCGAGGACCGCCGGCGGCCGATGGAGGGAAACGGTCAAACGGCTTCGCTCTCCGTTCGAGATAGGGTCATTCATAGTGCGTCCACATGCTCAGCACCTTCACGATGCCAGCGAAGGATTCGGGCAGACCATCGATCTGCTCCCGTTCCAGGACCTCGTAAACCAGTCGGTGCCGGATATTGATCCGCCGGGAGTATTTCCCGGACAAGTCACCGACCAACTTCTCGTATTTCGGGGGAGTCTGCCACGGGTTGACCCGCAGGATGTCCAGCAGTTTCATTGCTTGCTTCTTCAGGCCGGCCCGGGCCAGTTTCTCGGCGTCCTTTCCGGCTCGGGGGCTGAATTTCAGCATCCAGGGTTTGGGCGACATCCGGCTTCACCAGAGGAGTCGGTCTTCATCCAGGCAGGCCTCCAGCGGTGTGGCGGACGCCTCGTTGATGGCTTCGCGCAGTCCGGGGACGGAAAGGAGATAGAGGGTCTCCTGCTGGGCTCGCCAGTCCCCCTCGGACACGAGCACAGCATTGTTCCGCTTCCCCACGATGAGGACCGGTTCGTGCTCCTCCGCCGCCTCGTCAACCAGGGAAAAGATTTCCGCCCGGGCTTTCGAGATCTGAATGGTTTTCATCATGCACCTCTTTCTTGTACAATTTATTGTACATCCAAATCCGCCATCATGCCCAGAAAATAATCCCCTTTCGTGTGTTTCGTGGGGTTCGGGGTTGGTATAATGAACCCATGAACGCCGAACCGCTCCTCAGACGCATCGCCCGGGTCTTTCACGAGGCCCGCCTGGAGGCGGTGATGGTGGGCAACGCCGCGGCCGCCCTGATGGGGGCGCCCGTCACTACCCTCGATATCGATTTCATGTTCCGGAAGACACCGGCGAACCTGAAAAAACTGAAGGCGCTGGCCGACCGCCTGGGCGGTCGGGTGCTGCGGCCATACTACCCAGCCTCCTCGCTCTACCGCGTGGTGAACGACGACGAGGGGATCCAGCTCGACTTCATGTCGGTCCTGCACGGTATCCCTTCCTTCGAGGGCCTCCGCGCCGTGGCCGTCGTCGTCGACTTCGGCGGCTTCCCCCTGCGCGTGGCCCCCCTGGAAGCCGTCATCCGGAGCAAGAAGGCCCTCGGCCGGCCGAAGGACCTGGCCGTCACCGAGATCCTGGAGAGGACGCTGCGTGAAAAAGAAGCCCTCGAAAAAGAAACCCTCGCGAAAGGAATCCCTGGCGGCTCTGGAAAAGGAGAGTGAGCGGGTGCTCACGGAGCGGATCCGGGCCCTGCTGGCGCTCCCGCCCAACCGCCGGACCCACTTCCTGCGCAAGCGCCTCCCCTTCGGCGGCTCGGGCCTGTGACGGGGAGGGCGTTCCCCCCGGATGACCCGTTGGCCGAAACCCGTTCAGAACCACGGATGAACCGGATAATCCGGAAAAAGGAACCACGAAAGACACGAAAGACGCAGAATCCGCCGCATCGCCCTGTCGTTGCAGTCTGCCCTGTCGGTTCAGCCCGTCCCTTTGGTCTCTTTGGTCCTTTTGGTCCCTTCGTCCCTGCGCTTCAAGGTCATCAAAGCACTCACATGCCCGGGGAAAGGCCGGCGTCAGTTCCCTTGTGCCTTTGCGCCCTTGCGGTTGCTCTTCCGGGAGGCGCGTGGGTTGCGTCGGGGCCGCGCCGCTCCGGCGGCCTGCGCGGCTCGGACAAAGCGGCGCTCCGGCAGCCTCCGCGCCGCACTCCACAAGCGGGTGAAGGGCCTCAGACCGGAAGCTCGGCGGCGCGGCCGATGGGGTAATAGGTGAACCCCAGGTCCTTCATCTCCTTCGGGTTGTAAATGTTGCGGCCGTCGAACACCACGGGGGACTTCATCGTCCGCTTCATCTCCCCGAAGTCGGGGAAGCGGTACTCGTTCCACTCGGTGACCAGCACCAGGGCGTCGGCGCCCTCCAGCGCCTCGAAGTTGTTCTTCGCGAAGTGGATGCGGTCCCCCAGGATCCCCCGGGCGTTGGGCACGGCCACCGGGTCGTGGGCGGACACCGTGGCGCCCGCGGCCAGGAGCCGGTCGATGATGACCAGGGCGGGGGCTTCCCGCATGTCGTCGGTCTTGGGCTTGAAGGAGAGGCCCCAAACGGCGATGCGGCGTCCCGCCAGGTCGCCGCCGAAGTGAGCCAGGACCTTGTCGGCCACCACGTGCTTCTGGGCCTCGTTGACGCTCTCCACGGCGTCGAGGACCTCCATCCGGCAGCCGTGCTCCCGGGCGGTCTTGATGATGGCCTTCACGTCCTTGGGGAAGCAGGAGCCGCCGTAGCCGGCGCCGGCGAAGAGGAAGCGCTTGCCGATGCGGGAGTCGGAGCCGATCCCCGCCCGGACGGCGTCGATGTCGGCGCCCACCTTCTCGCAGAAGCGGGCGAACTCGTTCATGAAGCTGATGCGGGTAGCCAGCATGGCGTTGGCGGCGTACTTGGTGGTTTCCGCCGAGCGGATGTCCATGATGACGATGGGGTTGCCGGTGCGGACGTAGGGGCCGTAGAGCGCCTTCATCAGCTCGGCCGTCCGGACGTTGTCCGTGCCGATGACGATGCGTTCGGGCATCATGCAGTCGTCCACCGCGGTCCCCTCCTTGAGAAACTCGGGGTTGGAGACCACGTCGAACTCGGCCTTCGTGTGCCGCGCCAGGACCTCCCGGACCCTGTCGGCGGTGCCCACGGGGACGGTGCTCTTGTTGATGATGACCCGGTAGCCGTCCATGAGCTTGCCGATGGTTTCAGCCACCGCCAGGACGTGGGAGAGGTCCGCCGAGCCGTCCTCGTTGGGCGGGGTCCCCACGGCGATGAAGAGGATGGTGGACTTCGCCACGGCGTCCGCGGCGTCGCAGGTGAACGCCAGGCGGCCGGCCGCCACGTTGCGGGCGATCATGGGCTCCAGGCCGGGTTCGTAGATGGGGCACACGCCCCGGTTGAGGCCGTCCACCTTCTCCTTGTCGATATCGACGCAAATGACGTGGTTGCCCGTCTCCGCGAAGCAGGTGCCCGTCACCAGCCCCACGTAACCGGTCCCGAATACGGATATGTTCATGCGAATGCCTCCCGGGCGGAATGAAACACCGATATTACCAGAAACCCAGGGAGGGGTAAAACGATTTGTCACGCTCCAAACTGCCGAAGCCCGGGTCCGGGCGCCCACTTTCCCCTTGAAATGGACCGGGAAAAGGAAGTATGATCCCCGCAATGGCCGAGGCTCTCCGAAATCGAAGGAAGCAATGATGATGCGAGCGAACGCGACCCCTACGGCGAGATCGGACGGACGCGGTGCGTTCCGCTTCCCCGTGTTTTCCACCCTGTGCCTTGGCGCCACGGGGTGGGCGGCTGCCCGGCAGACGGCCGGGGCCCCGCCCGCCCAGCCCCAGGCCGGGACCGTGACGTGGGTGCTGTGGATCTGCGCCATCATCGGGGCCCTGGCGTTCGTGGCCGTCATCACGGCGCTGGTGATCCGGATGATCTCCCAGAAACCGAGAGTGCCCGAGAAGGGCGGCGGAAAGCAGACTGCCGGGCATCGTCCGGCAGGCGACTCCTGGCTGGAACCTGCCCCGATGCCCGGCCCCCCGTTCGCGGATCAACCCTATGGCGCGATTTCCCCGCCGGGGTACCCGGGGGATGCCGGCCCCTACGGCCCCATGCCCGGTCCCGCGCCCGGTCCCCCGGCCGCCCCCCGCGGCGCCCCGGGCCCGGCGTACCCCGGGCCGGCCCCCTACCCGCCGCCGGGCGGCTACGCCCCCGCCCCGCCGGCACCCCGCCCCGCCCCGCCGCCGGCGCCCTATCCACCGTATCCCGAACCGCCGTCTCCTTACGGGCCGGGGCGGACCCCCGGCGCCCCCGGGAGCCCGGCGGCGTTCCCGCCTCCGGCCTGGGGGCCGCCCCCGCAGGAACCGGCACGTCCGCTTCCCAAGACCCGGATCCTGCCCACGATCGACGCCCCGGCGTCTCCCCCGTTGCCCCGGCCCGCGGCCCCGCCGGCTCCGCAGGCCCCGCCGGCGCGACCCGCCGCGGCCGGTTTCCCGGCGCCGCCTCCCCCGTTCCCGCCTCCCCCTCCGCGGGCGCCGGAGATCCCGACGCTCCACGACGAGGAGAGCGGCGACAAGACCATCATGGCGGATCAGTCTCCCCCGGAGACGCTGGTGGCCGAGAAGGGTCCCGTTGCCGGGTCCAGCTTCTCGCTGAAGTCCCGGGTACGCATCGGGCGGGCTCCGGACAACGAGATCACGCTTCCGGACAAGAAAGCCTCACACCACCACGCCATTCTGAATATCCTGGCCGGGCGGTTGGTGCTGACGGACCTGAACAGCACCAACGGCACCACGCTCAACGGGATCCGGGTCAGTGAACCTACCGAGGTGCACGCGGGTGACCGGATCATCATCGGGGACTCCTGTTTCGTGGTTCGATAACGCGGCCGGCCCGGCCGGGGCGGTCGTGACCGGCGGGCCGGTCCCCCGAAAGGCAGTGGAACGATGAAGGACAAAGAACTTTCCGAGGGTCTCCCGCCGGCAGCGCCCCCGGCGCCCTCCCCCCCGGCGCCCCCCGGCCCGGCGGCGAAAACCGTCTTCGCCGTGCGCACGCACGGCGCCCTGCAAGTCCCCGTCATCCGGCTCGGTAACCCGGACGTGCTGGTCATTCCCGGCGCCATCCACTACTCGCGCGACGCCGTCGAAACCGAGACCCTCCAGTGGCCCCCGAAAAAAACGCAGGACGCCACCGACCTTCCGATCCGCCTTCCCCTGACCCGGTGCAGGGGAACGGGCGAGCTTCACCTGGACCCCTCCTTCGGCGAATACCACGTGATGAGCCTGGACGACGAAGCCTGGATCCTGCCCCGGAAGTATTTCGTGGCCTGCGAGATCACCCTGAACGTGGTGAAGCTGATGGAAGAGGGGGCCGGGACCGGGCCGCCCGGGGATACCGAACCGCTCCTCCGGGTCGCCGGGACCGGGACGCTCCTTGTCATCTCCCCCGGGCCGGTGGAGCGCATCCCGCTGGACGGCGCCCACCCCCTCGTCGCCTCCCCCTCGGCCCTTCTGGCCCGGGAGTCGGGGGTCCGCTGCTCCGGGGTCCCCCAACCTGCCGGCGCCGGGGAGACCGGGGATACCGCGTCGGCGCCGACGCCCCGCGTTCTCCGCGGGCCCGGGAACGTGCTCCTCTGCCCGGTCCCCAACCCCCGCTCGACCCTCTGCCCCCACGCGGAGTTCATCCCGCCCCCGAACCCCGAGGTCTTCCAGGCGCTTCGGCGGGTGGCGATCTTCCAGGAGCTTCCCGACGAGGTCCTGGAGGGGTTGGCCCGCCGCTCCGTGCTGGAAAGCCGGCCCGCGAGGGAAACCGTGTTCAACGCGGGGGACGAGGCCGCGGACCTCTACGTGGTGGAGTCGGGGGCCGTGGAAGTTCTTCGTCCCGCCGCTCCCCCCGTGCCGCCGGTGTGCATCTCCGTCCTGGGGCCCGGCGAGTGCTTCGGGGAGATGGCCCTCCTGTCGGGCGAGCCCCGTTCCGCGACGGTGAGGACCACGGAAGCGGCCACGCTGGTGCGGATCACACGGGGGGATTTCCTCCACCTGGTGTCGGAGGCGTCCGTTTACCGGCGCATCGTGAAAATGCTCTGCGACCGCCTGCGCTCCTCCACCACGCGGATCGAAGAGGCGAGGAGGGCCCATCTCTCCCTCAGCCGGCGACTCCAGGGGTACCGGGAGTTCGAGAAGGACCGGGCGGCGGGGTCCACCTCGGCCGCGAGGGAACTCGAGCAGGTGATAGCCGCCGCGGCCGCCTGCGACGGTCCGGTCTTCGTGGAAGGGGAGGAGGGGTCGGGCAAGAGCCTCGCCTGCGCCCTCGCCATCCGGAAGAGCCGCCGCGCGGAGGGCCCGGTCATCGTGGTGGACTGCCCCCGCGGGGGCGTCACGGCCGCGACGGAGATCTTCGGCCAGGAGGAGGGCCCCGAGGGGTCCGCCCAGTGGGGCGCCCTGGAACTCTGCGCCGAGGGGTCCGTGGTGATCGAGGAACCCCAGGCCCTCGGGCCCGTGGCCCGCGAACAACTGCTGCAGGCGCTGAGGACCGGGAAATTCCGCCGCATCGGGGGCAGTTCCGAGGTGCCGCTTTCGGCGCGGGTCTTCGTGACCCGGCGCCTGAAGCCGGACGAGGTCTCCCACACCGCCGCCCCCGGCCTGAAGAACCTCTTCACCGGCGGGGTGATCTCCATCCCCCCGCTGCGAAACCGCCGGAAGGACATCCCGGAGATCGTGGGCACCCTGGGGACCAAGCACGCCGAAGCCGCGGGGGTCCCGAACCCGCAGATCTCCCCGGCGGCCATGGAGCGCCTCGTCAGCTACGATTGGCCGGGGAACGTGGGCGAGTTGGACACGGTGATCCGCCGGGCCTTCACCCTCGCCCCCGAGGGGCGGATCGACGCCGAGCACATCCTCATCCACCTGCCGCCCGGCATCAAGCAGGGAAAGGTGGACCTCTTTCGCCTGCCGTGGCTCAAAGCCTTCCTCAAGAGTTCTTTCTACCCGCTGATCCTGCAAATCCCCGCTCTGTTCGTCCTGGGCCTCATCGCCGTGTACTGTTTCGTCGGGCCCCAGTCCGAGGACAACTTCGCCCTGACGCTCACCTGGCCCATCTGGTGGGCGGCCCTCCCCCTCTCCTTCCTCTTCCTCGGGCGCATCTGGTGCAGCATCTGCCCTTTCGCCCTGGTCAGCTCGGGGATCCAGAAGGCGGGCGGGCTGAAGTTGCCGATCCCGAAGTTCTTCCGGCGGCTGGAAATCTGGCCCATGACGTTCCTCTTCCTCTTCCTGACGTGGGCGGACGAGTACTGGCACTACCCGGACTACCCGTGGATGACCGGGGTCGTGCTGGTTTCCGTCTTCGGCGGGACCGTCCTCATGAGCCTGATCTTCGAGCGGCGCACCTGGTGCCGGTACTTCTGCCCGCTGGGCGGTGTGAACGGCGTCTACTCCAGCGCCTCGTTCCTGGAGCTGCGCACCAACATCGACGTGTGCTCCAACGAGTGCACCGACCACCGCTGCATCGCCGGGGACAACCGGCGCCCCTGCCCCATGCTGGAGCGCCCGCTGGCCATGGACACCAACCAGAACTGCAACCTGTGCATGAACTGCCTGAAGGTCTGCCCGCACGGGGCGGTGCACCTCTACCTGCGAAAGCCGGGGGCGGAGATGTGGGAGATGCGGAAACCGCTCCTCTCCGCCGGGGTCCTCGCCGTGCTCCTGTCGGGCGCCATGCTGCTCCACGCTTTCTGCAAGTACCTGGGGGCGTGGGGCCTCGGCCTCAAGGACGCCCCCCCCGCCATCTGGTTCGGCCTCGCCACCGACGAGGCGGCCTGGACCCTCGGGTACATCCTCATGCTGGTGGCGGTGATGGGGATCGTCATGACGGCCGCCGCGGTCTCCACCGGGATGGAGAACGGCGTCTTCAGTTCGAACCTGGCCCACTACGGCCTCACCTTCGCCGTTATGGCCGTTCTTCAGCACATCACCCTCGAGGGCGCCGAATTCTTCGCGGAGGGAATCCCCGATGGGGTGGCCCTGGTGGCGGGCTGGCTCGGGGGCAACGCGGACCCGGAGGCGTACGTCCTCTTCACGCCGCTCCTGGTGAGGCTGGTCCAGGTGTTCCTGGGAGTCTGCGCCCTCGTCCTGACGCTCTACGCCATCGACCGGGTCTCGAAGCAGCGGGGGGAGGAGGGAAGGCGGTCGCCGGGGGCCCTGCCCTTCCACGCGGCGGCGGCCCTCCTGGGCGCGATGTTCGTGGTCTTCATCGTCACGGCGCCGCTGTCTCCCCCGGGGGAGGCGCCCGCGGAAAAGCCGCCGGCGGCGGTCCAACCCGCCCCGCCGGGGGCCCCTGCCGCCCCCGCGCCGGCCGCCCCCCGGCCGCGTCCCGCCACACTGCGTTGGACAAACCCCGGTGACCCCGGACCGGACGCACCGTCCGGCGGGACCCGTGCGGCCGGTGCACGCGGGAGGCACGCCGCGCGGGTGGGACATCCAACCTCCGTAAAGAAGGGCTTCGGCTATCATCTGTGAGAAGAAGGAGACACGCATGGAAGTGATCAAGCCCCCCGATCCACCCGAACCGAACGTGCAGACACCCGCCGAGCCCGAGCTGGACCCGGCGAAGCTGGAGTTCCACCTGCGGCGGTTGCGCGACGAGCAGAGCCTTCTCAGGGGCTTTCTCGGCGGGGCCGTGGCCGCGCTGGTCGGGGCCGCCATCTGGGCCGGCGTCACCTTCGGCACCGGGTACCAGATCGGCTGGATGGCCGTGGGGGTGGGCTTTCTCGTGGGTTTCGCCATTCGCCTGACCGGGAAAGGGATCGATCCGAAGTTCGGCGTGATGGGCGCCGTGCTCAGCCTCGCCGGCTGCCTGATCGGGAACTACCTCACCGTCTGCGCCGTCCTGGCAAA carries:
- a CDS encoding cyclic nucleotide-binding domain-containing protein gives rise to the protein MKDKELSEGLPPAAPPAPSPPAPPGPAAKTVFAVRTHGALQVPVIRLGNPDVLVIPGAIHYSRDAVETETLQWPPKKTQDATDLPIRLPLTRCRGTGELHLDPSFGEYHVMSLDDEAWILPRKYFVACEITLNVVKLMEEGAGTGPPGDTEPLLRVAGTGTLLVISPGPVERIPLDGAHPLVASPSALLARESGVRCSGVPQPAGAGETGDTASAPTPRVLRGPGNVLLCPVPNPRSTLCPHAEFIPPPNPEVFQALRRVAIFQELPDEVLEGLARRSVLESRPARETVFNAGDEAADLYVVESGAVEVLRPAAPPVPPVCISVLGPGECFGEMALLSGEPRSATVRTTEAATLVRITRGDFLHLVSEASVYRRIVKMLCDRLRSSTTRIEEARRAHLSLSRRLQGYREFEKDRAAGSTSAARELEQVIAAAAACDGPVFVEGEEGSGKSLACALAIRKSRRAEGPVIVVDCPRGGVTAATEIFGQEEGPEGSAQWGALELCAEGSVVIEEPQALGPVAREQLLQALRTGKFRRIGGSSEVPLSARVFVTRRLKPDEVSHTAAPGLKNLFTGGVISIPPLRNRRKDIPEIVGTLGTKHAEAAGVPNPQISPAAMERLVSYDWPGNVGELDTVIRRAFTLAPEGRIDAEHILIHLPPGIKQGKVDLFRLPWLKAFLKSSFYPLILQIPALFVLGLIAVYCFVGPQSEDNFALTLTWPIWWAALPLSFLFLGRIWCSICPFALVSSGIQKAGGLKLPIPKFFRRLEIWPMTFLFLFLTWADEYWHYPDYPWMTGVVLVSVFGGTVLMSLIFERRTWCRYFCPLGGVNGVYSSASFLELRTNIDVCSNECTDHRCIAGDNRRPCPMLERPLAMDTNQNCNLCMNCLKVCPHGAVHLYLRKPGAEMWEMRKPLLSAGVLAVLLSGAMLLHAFCKYLGAWGLGLKDAPPAIWFGLATDEAAWTLGYILMLVAVMGIVMTAAAVSTGMENGVFSSNLAHYGLTFAVMAVLQHITLEGAEFFAEGIPDGVALVAGWLGGNADPEAYVLFTPLLVRLVQVFLGVCALVLTLYAIDRVSKQRGEEGRRSPGALPFHAAAALLGAMFVVFIVTAPLSPPGEAPAEKPPAAVQPAPPGAPAAPAPAAPRPRPATLRWTNPGDPGPDAPSGGTRAAGARGRHAARVGHPTSVKKGFGYHL
- a CDS encoding UDP-glucose/GDP-mannose dehydrogenase family protein, which translates into the protein MNISVFGTGYVGLVTGTCFAETGNHVICVDIDKEKVDGLNRGVCPIYEPGLEPMIARNVAAGRLAFTCDAADAVAKSTILFIAVGTPPNEDGSADLSHVLAVAETIGKLMDGYRVIINKSTVPVGTADRVREVLARHTKAEFDVVSNPEFLKEGTAVDDCMMPERIVIGTDNVRTAELMKALYGPYVRTGNPIVIMDIRSAETTKYAANAMLATRISFMNEFARFCEKVGADIDAVRAGIGSDSRIGKRFLFAGAGYGGSCFPKDVKAIIKTAREHGCRMEVLDAVESVNEAQKHVVADKVLAHFGGDLAGRRIAVWGLSFKPKTDDMREAPALVIIDRLLAAGATVSAHDPVAVPNARGILGDRIHFAKNNFEALEGADALVLVTEWNEYRFPDFGEMKRTMKSPVVFDGRNIYNPKEMKDLGFTYYPIGRAAELPV
- a CDS encoding type II toxin-antitoxin system Phd/YefM family antitoxin, with translation MKTIQISKARAEIFSLVDEAAEEHEPVLIVGKRNNAVLVSEGDWRAQQETLYLLSVPGLREAINEASATPLEACLDEDRLLW
- a CDS encoding DUF2330 domain-containing protein; this encodes MTVSLHRPPAVLGLFWCLLAPVAADGYVVGEWRLAERPSMSTQRAVVVHRDGAETLLLESPFRGKGDRFGWLVPVPAEPSAILPVDGKLFDLLFHRFQPAVRHGDGRGGWFFIKGEIVFAALMAPILFFLYRERISRLQMLRVLLYALPFSLLVMIVFLPAPLESSHSGASGGGALAEPELKRLKVGVYDTAILRPRNASQLQAWLSRNGYSPLTPDGERVTEAVIRDGWLFVASRLQRETPGAGGDLQPHPLEIRFPSRKPVYPLRLTALASTGLDLDLLVVADGEASAQGLETLYVSRFALENATERVLRGLSFSERIGNPILVLRGWDGCCVTRMQGSLNFAQLSRDLSVDVSDAPSGYRRTIYTEPEALRLAVGYPLTGFLLTALALTILGWDDWLNGRRQRAYLVAFLAAAGLAAAGGAAWYRWTVKIPADRVVKSRSLNRGSGIAMLRNLASAEKAYRETAEAGNGAYGTLRDLARANFLDQRFLDPVPEADGFTYQITLSSGGYTIRAFAPDAGPEWEFFITEQEVVRLPDGTEP
- a CDS encoding Txe/YoeB family addiction module toxin — translated: MSPKPWMLKFSPRAGKDAEKLARAGLKKQAMKLLDILRVNPWQTPPKYEKLVGDLSGKYSRRINIRHRLVYEVLEREQIDGLPESFAGIVKVLSMWTHYE
- a CDS encoding FHA domain-containing protein, with the protein product MADQSPPETLVAEKGPVAGSSFSLKSRVRIGRAPDNEITLPDKKASHHHAILNILAGRLVLTDLNSTNGTTLNGIRVSEPTEVHAGDRIIIGDSCFVVR